A section of the Humulus lupulus chromosome 2, drHumLupu1.1, whole genome shotgun sequence genome encodes:
- the LOC133817506 gene encoding AUGMIN subunit 2, with amino-acid sequence MSMGSDPTWVGRKPLRRIGGMSDALSIASDLGFSVSPPPTQEELQNLSTTTGEKGDDLIRVLRELTAVQRKIADLQVELQGRKDDKNVAYLTHASEMEKKCETLGRITTILKDVIQNKDRIIARLQQPYSLDCIPVEAEYQKQFSELLMKAASDYGALTASVADFQWSQTFKEPPSVWGEMLRPIPVALASCTRFFEAMSAMRESFSTLQNLRVGHSTSSVPVTPAKDPSQRANGDTDCVTPPPWRTEPSFDDLAIRSSRRHETEQQKVEDGNNIPGDLNQTDHRRLSWPPSVKKNCS; translated from the exons ATGTCGATGGGGAGTGACCCTACTTGGGTGGGACGGAAGCCTTTGCGTCGAATTGGGGGAATGTCTGATGCTCTCTCTATCGCCTCCGATCTTGGTTTTTCAGTCTCCCCACCTCCTACACAG GAAGAACTTCAGAATTTATCTACTACCACTGGGGAAAAAGGTGATGACTTGATCAGAGTTTTAAGAGAACTTACTGCTGTACAAAGGAAAATAGCAGATCTGCAAGTGGAACTTCAGGGGAGAAAG gATGACAAAAACGTGGCATATTTGACTCATGCAAGTGAAATGGAAAAGAAGTGTGAAACGTTGGGAAGGATTACTACTATTTTGAAGGATGTTATTCAGAATAAG GATCGCATTATTGCTCGTCTTCAACAACCATATTCACTAGATTGCATCCCGGTAGAGGCTGAGTATCAG AAACAATTTTCAGAATTATTGATGAAAGCTGCAAGTGATTACGGTGCCTTGACTGCATCAGTAGCAGATTTTCAATGGAGTCAAACATTTAAGGAGCCACCTTCAGTATGGGGG GAAATGCTTCGTCCAATTCCTGTTGCATTAGCATCTTGCACTCGGTTTTTTGAAGCAATGTCTGCAATGAGAGAATCGTTTTCAACACTTCAGAATCTGAGAGTGGGTCATTCTACTTCGTCTGTGCCTGTGACACCGGCCAAGGATCCCTCCCAAAGAGCTAACGGGGATACCGACTGTGTGACTCCACCTCCATGGAGAACCGAACCAAGTTTTGATGACTTAGCCATCAGAAGTTCTAGGAGGCATGAAACAGAGCAACAAAAAGTAGAAGATGGAAACAACATACCAGGGGACTTGAATCAGACAGACCACAGGAGATTGTCTTGGCCTCCTTCAGTAAAAAAGAATTGTAGTTAG
- the LOC133817504 gene encoding uncharacterized protein LOC133817504 isoform X2, with protein sequence MELLSPRRDLQTYLSDLSLFVALESNKLYILVDNRPWLRDRGSRPAHLWQLMVTKSRLSPFANTKVRREKKVDKEACSSSNAIKPKTFDKWFRLIDAITLSRKRVLLPVKKLHQSSLLSRELHRTLYGFIVFEVAWSNVRGINYLNELQTDTSLAIEAKFMQRWEFDSIAQAASSISSWFSGTTSEKRLLKEYLDSAVGDIFYDAEEDTLNSVSDDVAENICNDNLSIEDDSLLSLGSKFGVSSVSDIDENDVQHTPPPLSPPPLSGLWKRRKLTNSSITSVKSGMCTEGIRNSEIWDENDVEATQYMDVLILFRFNDHDLPFTLRKVIMSDLRLLTLLEAGLPSWVLFLQSYPVFCHVYRPWMCPLARALYVLISVVTVLIGFYDLYKNVPVLKATASRLFGPLFDWIETWEMITRIKYLGTMLFLHNFQKAVNWFLTIRSTTRSFLSVLTQPLAEPLVEFFEFLLPVSNVMIEVVEKLFSVIWILIESSCNLVGNVVEMFLFPIWFVVSVIWSVAISILCPIFWVFWELLYAPVRIVLALATFIVFVCTSIYEMLGEIWEFMSSIIQLASASEATVSTYEVSMWRSLWNDLFSQIFRAVRSILNGFVAFFTACNRHRLSIYNHLLEFIGRLFGRTQTSRQEDSRSSRPKKETQNMPEVRRKLHVN encoded by the exons ATGGAACTCCTCTCTCCAAGAag aGATTTGCAGACTTACCTTTCTGATCTTAGCCTCTTCGTGGCCCTTGAAAGTAACAAACTTTATATATTGGTAGACAACCGGCCATGGCTGAGAGACAGAGGTTCTCGTCCCGCGCACTTGTGGCAGTTGATGGTTACCAAG TCAAGGTTATCTCCTTTTGCAAACACCAAAGTACGGAGGGAGAAAAAGGTGGACAAAGAGGCTTGCTCCAGTTCCAATGCTATAAAACCAAAGACATTTGACAAATGGTTTCGACTAATTGATGCGATTACATTGTCTCGAAAGAGGGTTTTGCTACCTGTAAAGAAACTACATCAATCGTCACTTTTAAGCAGAGAGCTGCATAGGACCTTGTATGGTTTCATCGTTTTTGAAGTTGCATGGAGCAATGTTCGAGGTATCAACTATTTGAATGAGCTTCAG ACTGATACCTCTCTGGCTATAGAGGCTAAATTCATGCAAAGATGGGAATTTGACAGTATTGCTCAAGCAGCAAGCAGTATATCATCATGGTTTTCTGGAACAACCTCAGAAAAGCGGTTGTTAAAAGAGTATCTCGATTCTGCAGTAG GAGACATCTTTTATGATGCTGAAGAAGATACTTTGAATTCTGTATCTGATGATGTTGCCGAAAATATCTGCAACGATAATTTGTCTATTGAGGATGATTCTCTCCTGAGCTTGGGTAGCAAGTTTGGTGTATCTTCCGTATCTGATATTGATGAAAATGATGTTCAACACACTCCACCTCCTCTCAGTCCACCTCCTCTCAGTGGACTTTGGAAAAGAAGGAAACTAACAAACTCCAGCATTACAAGTGTGAAATCTGGCATGTGTACTGAGGGAATCAGGAACTCTGAGATCTGGGATGAAAATGATGTGGAAGCTACCCAGTATATGGATGTTTTAATCTTGTTCAGGTTCAATGACCATGACCTTCCATTTACTCTAAGAAAAGTAATAATGTCCGATTTGCGGTTACTGACTTTATTAGAGGCTGGGCTTCCATCTTGGGTTCTCTTCCTACAGTCATATCCAGTGTTTTGCCATGTATATCGACCATGGATGTGCCCATTGGCAAGAGCTTTATATGTACTTATCTCTGTTGTAACTGTCCTCATAGGATTTTATGATTTGTACAAGAATGTCCCAGTTCTGAAGGCTACTGCGTCTCGATTGTTTGGGCCTCTTTTTGATTGGATTGAAACTTGGGAGATGATAACAAGGATTAAATACTTGGGAACAATGCTATTTCTGCACAACTTTCAAAAGGCCGTTAACTGGTTTCTTACAATTAGGAGCACCACCAGATCCTTCTTGTCAGTTCTCACTCAACCATTGGCAGAGCCACTTGTAGAATTTTTTGAGTTTCTCCTACCAGTGTCCAATGTGATGATTGAAGTCGTAGAGAAATTGTTCTCAGTTATTTGGATTCTGATTGAGTCTTCTTGCAATCTTGTGGGGAATGTGGTAGAGATGTTCCTATTCCCCATATGGTTTGTAGTCTCTGTTATCTGGAGTGTTG CAATATCAATTTTATGCCCCATATTTTGGGTTTTTTGGGAATTACTCTATGCTCCAGTTCGCATTGTTTTGGCATTAGCCACTTTCATAGTATTTGTTTGTACCTCTATATATGAGATGCTTGGGGAAATATGGGAGTTTATGAGTAGCATAATTCAGCTTGCATCCGCTTCTGAGGCAACAGTGAGCACATATGAAGTTTCTATGTGGCGGTCACTTTGGAATGACCTATTTTCCCAG ATTTTTCGCGCTGTCAGGAGTATATTAAATGGCTTTGTTGCCTTTTTCACAGCCTGCAACAGGCATCGCCTGAG CATTTATAATCATTTACTGGAGTTCATTGGAAGATTATTTGGTCGAACCCAGACATCAAGGCAGGAAGATTCTAGATCAAGTAGACCTAAAAAGGAGACTCAGAATATG CCAGAAGTGAGGAGGAAACTTCATGTAAATTAG
- the LOC133817504 gene encoding uncharacterized protein LOC133817504 isoform X1, giving the protein MGNGDNGRCIFPLTSLQIGDLQTYLSDLSLFVALESNKLYILVDNRPWLRDRGSRPAHLWQLMVTKSRLSPFANTKVRREKKVDKEACSSSNAIKPKTFDKWFRLIDAITLSRKRVLLPVKKLHQSSLLSRELHRTLYGFIVFEVAWSNVRGINYLNELQTDTSLAIEAKFMQRWEFDSIAQAASSISSWFSGTTSEKRLLKEYLDSAVGDIFYDAEEDTLNSVSDDVAENICNDNLSIEDDSLLSLGSKFGVSSVSDIDENDVQHTPPPLSPPPLSGLWKRRKLTNSSITSVKSGMCTEGIRNSEIWDENDVEATQYMDVLILFRFNDHDLPFTLRKVIMSDLRLLTLLEAGLPSWVLFLQSYPVFCHVYRPWMCPLARALYVLISVVTVLIGFYDLYKNVPVLKATASRLFGPLFDWIETWEMITRIKYLGTMLFLHNFQKAVNWFLTIRSTTRSFLSVLTQPLAEPLVEFFEFLLPVSNVMIEVVEKLFSVIWILIESSCNLVGNVVEMFLFPIWFVVSVIWSVAISILCPIFWVFWELLYAPVRIVLALATFIVFVCTSIYEMLGEIWEFMSSIIQLASASEATVSTYEVSMWRSLWNDLFSQIFRAVRSILNGFVAFFTACNRHRLSIYNHLLEFIGRLFGRTQTSRQEDSRSSRPKKETQNMPEVRRKLHVN; this is encoded by the exons ATGGGGAATGGTGATAACGGGCGCTGCATATTCCCTCTCACAAGTTTGCAAATTGG aGATTTGCAGACTTACCTTTCTGATCTTAGCCTCTTCGTGGCCCTTGAAAGTAACAAACTTTATATATTGGTAGACAACCGGCCATGGCTGAGAGACAGAGGTTCTCGTCCCGCGCACTTGTGGCAGTTGATGGTTACCAAG TCAAGGTTATCTCCTTTTGCAAACACCAAAGTACGGAGGGAGAAAAAGGTGGACAAAGAGGCTTGCTCCAGTTCCAATGCTATAAAACCAAAGACATTTGACAAATGGTTTCGACTAATTGATGCGATTACATTGTCTCGAAAGAGGGTTTTGCTACCTGTAAAGAAACTACATCAATCGTCACTTTTAAGCAGAGAGCTGCATAGGACCTTGTATGGTTTCATCGTTTTTGAAGTTGCATGGAGCAATGTTCGAGGTATCAACTATTTGAATGAGCTTCAG ACTGATACCTCTCTGGCTATAGAGGCTAAATTCATGCAAAGATGGGAATTTGACAGTATTGCTCAAGCAGCAAGCAGTATATCATCATGGTTTTCTGGAACAACCTCAGAAAAGCGGTTGTTAAAAGAGTATCTCGATTCTGCAGTAG GAGACATCTTTTATGATGCTGAAGAAGATACTTTGAATTCTGTATCTGATGATGTTGCCGAAAATATCTGCAACGATAATTTGTCTATTGAGGATGATTCTCTCCTGAGCTTGGGTAGCAAGTTTGGTGTATCTTCCGTATCTGATATTGATGAAAATGATGTTCAACACACTCCACCTCCTCTCAGTCCACCTCCTCTCAGTGGACTTTGGAAAAGAAGGAAACTAACAAACTCCAGCATTACAAGTGTGAAATCTGGCATGTGTACTGAGGGAATCAGGAACTCTGAGATCTGGGATGAAAATGATGTGGAAGCTACCCAGTATATGGATGTTTTAATCTTGTTCAGGTTCAATGACCATGACCTTCCATTTACTCTAAGAAAAGTAATAATGTCCGATTTGCGGTTACTGACTTTATTAGAGGCTGGGCTTCCATCTTGGGTTCTCTTCCTACAGTCATATCCAGTGTTTTGCCATGTATATCGACCATGGATGTGCCCATTGGCAAGAGCTTTATATGTACTTATCTCTGTTGTAACTGTCCTCATAGGATTTTATGATTTGTACAAGAATGTCCCAGTTCTGAAGGCTACTGCGTCTCGATTGTTTGGGCCTCTTTTTGATTGGATTGAAACTTGGGAGATGATAACAAGGATTAAATACTTGGGAACAATGCTATTTCTGCACAACTTTCAAAAGGCCGTTAACTGGTTTCTTACAATTAGGAGCACCACCAGATCCTTCTTGTCAGTTCTCACTCAACCATTGGCAGAGCCACTTGTAGAATTTTTTGAGTTTCTCCTACCAGTGTCCAATGTGATGATTGAAGTCGTAGAGAAATTGTTCTCAGTTATTTGGATTCTGATTGAGTCTTCTTGCAATCTTGTGGGGAATGTGGTAGAGATGTTCCTATTCCCCATATGGTTTGTAGTCTCTGTTATCTGGAGTGTTG CAATATCAATTTTATGCCCCATATTTTGGGTTTTTTGGGAATTACTCTATGCTCCAGTTCGCATTGTTTTGGCATTAGCCACTTTCATAGTATTTGTTTGTACCTCTATATATGAGATGCTTGGGGAAATATGGGAGTTTATGAGTAGCATAATTCAGCTTGCATCCGCTTCTGAGGCAACAGTGAGCACATATGAAGTTTCTATGTGGCGGTCACTTTGGAATGACCTATTTTCCCAG ATTTTTCGCGCTGTCAGGAGTATATTAAATGGCTTTGTTGCCTTTTTCACAGCCTGCAACAGGCATCGCCTGAG CATTTATAATCATTTACTGGAGTTCATTGGAAGATTATTTGGTCGAACCCAGACATCAAGGCAGGAAGATTCTAGATCAAGTAGACCTAAAAAGGAGACTCAGAATATG CCAGAAGTGAGGAGGAAACTTCATGTAAATTAG
- the LOC133817505 gene encoding small ubiquitin-related modifier 1-like, translated as MSGTTNQAQQEEDKKPNDQSAHINLKVKGQDGNEVFFRIKRSTQLKKLMNAYCDRQSVEFNSIAFLFDGRRLRAEQTPDELEMEDGDEIDAMLHQTGGASLM; from the exons atgtcCGGGACAACCAACCAGGCGCAGCAAGAGGAGGACAAGAAGCCCAACGATCAGTCCGCCCATATCAATCTTAAAGTCAAGGGCCAG GATGGCAATGAAGTATTTTTCAGGATCAAAAGAAGCACCCAACTGAAAAAGCTTATGAATGCATACTGCGATCGACAATCTGTGGAGTTCAACTCTATAGCGTTTTTGTTTGATGGTCGTCGCCTTCGTGCTGAGCAGACTCCTGATGAG CTGGAAATGGAAGATGGTGATGAGATTGATGCTATGCTCCACCAGACTGGAGGAGCTTCTCTTATGTAA